Proteins co-encoded in one Anabas testudineus chromosome 8, fAnaTes1.2, whole genome shotgun sequence genomic window:
- the tefb gene encoding TEF transcription factor, PAR bZIP family member b isoform X1, with amino-acid sequence MPGEAAVAMVLQASETVIRAPQKSFPFVIKKIMDIPPPNILEEGEDEMEKEKLCSSEDMEGGGGAAGAASAGAGSRGGGAAAAGGVSASLTPAIWDKTIPYDGETFHLEYMDLDEFLLENGIPVSLEEEELQKTLSSGEYKGKAIPKVNATTTTATTTITPPPPPPAADTAASSPSASATSTVTSDPEETVTVTTLQPAKLGEEDEEEEEEEEEEEEEEESLSEKAAAQVEVKEEKTERNTPSPIDPDAIEVDINFQPDPTDLVLSSVPGGELFNPSKHKFSEEELKPQPMIKKAKKVFVPDEQKDDKYWSRRKKNNMAAKRSRDARRLKENQITVRASFLERENVALRQQVAELRKDCGRCKNILARYEAKYGPL; translated from the exons ATGCCCGGTGAAGCCGCGGTGGCCATGGTGCTTCAAGCCAGCGAGACCGTCATCAGAGCCCCGCAGAAGTCATTCCCTTTTGTTATAAAGAAGATTATGGACATCCCCCCTCCGAACATCCTGGAGGAAGGCGAGGATG aaatggagaaagagaagtTGTGCTCCTCTGAGGATATGGAGGGAGGTGGCGGTGCGGCTGGAGCCGCCAGTGCCGGTGCAGGTTCAAGAGgaggtggtgctgctgctgctggaggggTATCAGCCTCCTTGACTCCAGCAATTTGGGACAAGACCATTCCCTATGATGGGGAGACCTTCCACTTGGAGTACATGGACCTGGATGAGTTCCTGCTGGAAAATGGGATTCCTGTGAgcctggaggaggaagagctgcAGAAGACTCTGAGCTCCGGGGAGTACAAAGGCAAAGCCATCCCCAAGGTTAATGCTacaactactactgctactacaactattactcctcctcctcctcctcctgctgccgaCACTGCAGCATCTTCCCCGTCTGCCTCCGCCACCTCCACTGTCACCTCAGATCCAGAGGAAACGGTGACGGTCACCACTTTACAACCAGCCAAGCtaggagaggaagatgaagaagaagaagaagaggaggaagaagaggaggaggaggaagaatcTTTGTCTGAAAAGGCAGCAGCACAGGTggaagtgaaggaggagaaaacag AACGTAACACACCTTCCCCCATCGACCCAGATGCCATTGAGGTGGACATCAATTTCCAGCCGGATCCCACAGACCTGGTTCTGTCCAGTGTTCCAGGGGGAGAGCTGTTCAACCCGAGCAAACACAAGTTCTCTGAGGAGGAGCTCAAACCACAGCCTATGATCAAGAAGGCCAAGAAAGTATTTGTTCCTGATGAGCAGAAG gatGACAAATACTGGTCcaggagaaagaagaacaacatGGCAGCAAAGCGTTCTCGTGATGCACGGCGGCTGAAGGAGAACCAGATCACAGTACGAGCCTCCTTTCTGGAGCGGGAAAATGTTGCACTAAGGCAGCAAGTGGCTGAGCTGAGGAAGGACTGTGGTCGCTGCAAGAACATCCTGGCCCGATATGAGGCGAAGTACGGCCCTCTGTAA
- the tefb gene encoding TEF transcription factor, PAR bZIP family member b isoform X2 yields the protein MSTTNQIFFGERSDVPDLLKSLADYSFSFPAFDDTEMEKEKLCSSEDMEGGGGAAGAASAGAGSRGGGAAAAGGVSASLTPAIWDKTIPYDGETFHLEYMDLDEFLLENGIPVSLEEEELQKTLSSGEYKGKAIPKVNATTTTATTTITPPPPPPAADTAASSPSASATSTVTSDPEETVTVTTLQPAKLGEEDEEEEEEEEEEEEEEESLSEKAAAQVEVKEEKTERNTPSPIDPDAIEVDINFQPDPTDLVLSSVPGGELFNPSKHKFSEEELKPQPMIKKAKKVFVPDEQKDDKYWSRRKKNNMAAKRSRDARRLKENQITVRASFLERENVALRQQVAELRKDCGRCKNILARYEAKYGPL from the exons ATGTCAACAACTAACCAAATCTTCTTTGGAGAGAGGAGCGATGTTCCAGATCTTCTCAAGTCTTTGGCTGActattctttctcttttcctgccTTTGATGACACCG aaatggagaaagagaagtTGTGCTCCTCTGAGGATATGGAGGGAGGTGGCGGTGCGGCTGGAGCCGCCAGTGCCGGTGCAGGTTCAAGAGgaggtggtgctgctgctgctggaggggTATCAGCCTCCTTGACTCCAGCAATTTGGGACAAGACCATTCCCTATGATGGGGAGACCTTCCACTTGGAGTACATGGACCTGGATGAGTTCCTGCTGGAAAATGGGATTCCTGTGAgcctggaggaggaagagctgcAGAAGACTCTGAGCTCCGGGGAGTACAAAGGCAAAGCCATCCCCAAGGTTAATGCTacaactactactgctactacaactattactcctcctcctcctcctcctgctgccgaCACTGCAGCATCTTCCCCGTCTGCCTCCGCCACCTCCACTGTCACCTCAGATCCAGAGGAAACGGTGACGGTCACCACTTTACAACCAGCCAAGCtaggagaggaagatgaagaagaagaagaagaggaggaagaagaggaggaggaggaagaatcTTTGTCTGAAAAGGCAGCAGCACAGGTggaagtgaaggaggagaaaacag AACGTAACACACCTTCCCCCATCGACCCAGATGCCATTGAGGTGGACATCAATTTCCAGCCGGATCCCACAGACCTGGTTCTGTCCAGTGTTCCAGGGGGAGAGCTGTTCAACCCGAGCAAACACAAGTTCTCTGAGGAGGAGCTCAAACCACAGCCTATGATCAAGAAGGCCAAGAAAGTATTTGTTCCTGATGAGCAGAAG gatGACAAATACTGGTCcaggagaaagaagaacaacatGGCAGCAAAGCGTTCTCGTGATGCACGGCGGCTGAAGGAGAACCAGATCACAGTACGAGCCTCCTTTCTGGAGCGGGAAAATGTTGCACTAAGGCAGCAAGTGGCTGAGCTGAGGAAGGACTGTGGTCGCTGCAAGAACATCCTGGCCCGATATGAGGCGAAGTACGGCCCTCTGTAA